One window of the Podospora pseudopauciseta strain CBS 411.78 chromosome 4, whole genome shotgun sequence genome contains the following:
- a CDS encoding hypothetical protein (BUSCO:EOG092619EA; COG:C; EggNog:ENOG503NY0G) has translation MSASSRLTSTLCRRAAATATPPSLTATSTTRVQTPQLARGIRGISSTTPSRLRPTTLSRPTYPLQRTAATLPTLPSTRLYSSTSAEEDSFDPASIDRESDEVDVCIIGGGPAGLSAAIRLKQLANAAGNDDFRVLLLEKAGEIGAHILSGAVIQPTAIDELIPDWLSEDNENRFTGATPAGKDSMSFLTKKWAIPCPTPPQMHNDGNYIVSLNEFTKWLGERAEEVGVEVYPGFAASEVLYKADGSVKGVATNDLGIGRNGKPKDSFERGMEFHARVTLFGEGCHGSLTKQVIKKFDLRSESQPQTYGLGIKEVWEVKPEKFEKGKIVHSMGYPLPMDTYGGAWMYHFGDNLVSVGQVVALDYNNPWLSPYGEFQKLKQHPLYRSVLEGGKCISYGARALVEGGFQSIPKVAFPGGALIGDTAGFVNVPKVKGTHNAMKSGMLAAEAAWNALQVPDNNSIFLYDYEDALRKSSIWKELKEVRNMRPSFHSPLGIYGGILYSGLEAFVLKGRVPWTLKHKTQDHTATKDAKDCSKIEYPKPDGEITFDILTSVSRTGTNHEEDQPVHLQVKDWEKHTRETWPRWKGLENRFCPAGVYEYVEDEGKEEGVRFQINAQNCIHCKTCDIKAPRQDINWQVPQGGEGPKYYMT, from the coding sequence ATGTCGGCCTCTTCAAGACTCACCTCGACCCTCTGCCGGCGGGCAGCCGCAActgcaacccccccctctctcacAGCTACCTCGACGACAAGGGTACAGACACCACAGCTCGCGCGCGGGATTAGGGGCATAtcatccacaacccccaGCAGGTTACGACCTaccaccctctcccgcccAACCTATCCTCTCCAAAGGACAGCCGCCACTCTCCCTACGCTCCCCTCAACCCGTCTATACTCTTCCACCTCCGCAGAAGAAGACTCCTTCGACCCAGCCTCCATCGACCGCGAATCCGACGAAGTAGACGTCTGTATCATCGGCGGCGGTCCTGCAGGCCTCTCCGCCGCAATCCGCCTCAAGCAACTAGCCAACGCCGCCGGCAACGACGACTTCcgcgtcctcctcctcgaaaaAGCCGGCGAGATCGGCGCCCACATCCTTTCCGGAGCCGTCATCCAACCCACCGCCATTGACGAGCTCATCCCCGATTGGCTTTCTGAAGACAATGAAAACCGCTTCACCGGCGCCACACCCGCGGGGAAGGACTCGATGAGCTTCCTGACCAAAAAATGGGCCATCCCCTGCCCTACTCCGCCTCAGATGCATAACGACGGGAATTACATCGTTTCCCTTAACGAATTCACCAAGTGGCTAGGGGAgcgggcggaggaggtcgggGTGGAGGTTTATCCCGGTTTTGCGGCTAGCGAGGTTCTTTACAAGGCTGATGGGTCGGTCAAGGGTGTCGCGACGAATGATCTGGGGATTGGGAGGAATGGGAAGCCAAAGGATAGTTTTGAGAGGGGGATGGAGTTTCATGCTAGGGTTACgctttttggggaggggtgtcATGGGTCGTTGACCAAGCAGGTGATTAAGAAGTTTGATTTGAGGTCCGAGTCGCAGCCGCAGACTTATGGGCTGGGGATTAAGGAGGTGTGGGAGGTGAAGCCGGAGAAGTTTGAGAAGGGGAAAATTGTGCATAGTATGGGGTATCCGCTGCCGATGGATACGTATGGGGGTGCGTGGATGTATCATTTTGGGGATAATCTTGTTTCGGTTGGGCAGGTGGTTGCGTTGGATTATAACAACCCGTGGCTGTCGCCGTATGGGGAGTTTCAGAAGCTGAAGCAGCACCCGCTTTACAGGAgtgtgctggagggggggaagtgtATCTCTTATGGTGCTAGggcgttggtggagggggggtttcAGTCGATTCCCAAGGTGGCTTTTCCAGGAGGGGCGCTGATTGGGGATACGGCTGGGTTTGTTAACGTGCCCAAGGTGAAGGGGACGCATAATGCCATGAAGAGCGGTATGTTGGCTGCCGAAGCGGCGTGGAACGCGCTGCAGGTTCCGGATAACAACTCCATTTTCCTCTATGACTACGAGGATGCCCTGAGGAAGTCGAGCATCTGGAAGGAGCTGAAAGAAGTGAGGAACATGCGCCCTAGTTTTCATTCTCCTCTGGGAATCTACGGCGGGATTCTGTATTCCGGCCTCGAGGCGTTTGTTCTGAAGGGACGTGTCCCCTGGACGCTGAAGCACAAGACGCAGGACCACACCGCGACAAAGGACGCGAAGGACTGTAGCAAGATTGAGTACCCCAAGCCCGACGGGGAGATTACGTTTGACATCTTGACCAGTGTGAGCAGGACGGGGACAAACCATGAGGAGGACCAGCCAGTGCATCTGCAGGTCAAGGACTGGGAGAAGCACACGAGGGAGACGTggccgaggtggaaggggttggagaatAGGTTCTGCCCGGCGGGGGTGTACGAGTATGTGGAGGacgaggggaaggaggagggggtgaggtttCAGATCAATGCGCAGAATTGCATTCACTGCAAGACCTGTGATATTAAGGCGCCGAGGCAGGATATCAATTGGCAGGTGCCgcaggggggggaggggccgaAGTATTATATGACTTAG
- a CDS encoding hypothetical protein (EggNog:ENOG503NYBJ; COG:U), with product MDGNTGANNPTDKADIDRGAEKRQEKDEAEEVIALEVLPTRIQFKDSLPSRSSREFTERGRSISKGRSPSPPRINLGAGFAEYRGDVGGHGYDETEVDIIAVPCPGADPIQTWIYDSDSSSAESHYHVEVGSHITRSNQSTRSSQSSLRRSSPWVTLRLRERVNIARVFLYRHRHLEEGMNLKSLANDLLEQVQDIRKGSSRPLFFIAHSIGGLVVKSALVRASQKTKYQDIMDDCHGVTFFGTPHRGSSYMSMPNLKDSIQDLLQLESPLPRSLTDEILVNNPKLKQLHEQFVDIASELRLWSFYETRECLLSGSGAQFTNEVQFTAPLVSVKSAILEIWQEDIFGVESDHAHLAAFGPDNEEILHSYLGDLAGAVLKAAELSRDHVHHPLYLKSHVQVEVIGFYEDPDGWMAATQQYAGQGSDASAESGSIIRLYATKYPYKDFLKKGPEKCLSERLHDRSQRKRRRVRSPNRAGGRTDLRPPQLPQETTADANVLGITQGQLDVGHQGGAGIGPEIIISGGSPVALERPALLRVPAQTMPELRPPSPESLASVSTTASDPLFIQGKDFAGDGPLTVDLLARQQAEIMLKEHELGASAGFSRPNPQLKKFTWIHMPFNNPVWVKEIFNVLSDIQGHDFSKLFDYDNWQSKHIQNRHSESQPAFLKPTCKYLTNTGITSPRPTPLVGPSSSFLTPNCLFVYMPYLHFDTYRSMIRRRKIIRERRERGRAKPVPKHVADEDSLELKMIWEYIGFDPPLNCRRTLDQFGHHSLRDTNSRDDDQMLYKLTKKDAFSLTKQLNGVATKSQAGPVGSSMYSNKGSNGSNAGSHNDDDEYEEETEAELRDGYVLMVDQLWLWSIDKTTLTTFFPRRYSTPTEGTLFHQADLRNSVYNELNGDLTGRTENALDLAALIVYHAVIVFLDRSTHPDLEIFRLFDEAIGMLAERMTLNMKQFRLQSLSMDDDEDDEDTDYSDWEGESPASIKKRHRKELERSERENRENTSALLELADLKDELTVLQTLFKNQESTVKQMKDFYEIHCKETRKNWQEPLDDALEYLDDFKGTVNEMIERVNTTRNDYEKMLEMVQRQAQVDEVRWSRLQAELASSQNLSVMIFTTFTVIFLPLTFFTGLFGMNVTNWQEEHMPDLEQVGWISLPTSILLIIFSLVAAFSWRVQRGFKGIYKIIRGGYKKVKKGYTQKLEPMWRKEKKRRRRQEKKRKYVEKQTAWDKDGMYDFWDKVKENQRKIRYQIPEQNRRTLRG from the exons ATGGACGGAAACACTGGTGCAAACAACCCCACAGACAAGGCTGACATCGACAGGGGGGCGGAGAAACGTCAGGAGAAAGACGAGGCCGAAGAGGTCATAGCCCTCGAAGTGCTACCAACACGGATTCAGTTCAAAGATTCCCTTCCCAGTCGGTCTTCCAGAGAGTTTACGGAACGCGGCCGAAGCATCAGCAAAGGACGCAGCCCCAGCCCGCCCCGTATCAACCTTGGCGCTGGATTTGCAGAGTATAGGGGTGATGTGGGCGGCCATGGCTACGATGAGACCGAGGTAGATATCATTGCCGTCCCCTGTCCTGGAGCGGATCCGATCCAGACATGGATCTACGACAGCGATTCCAGCAGTGCCGAATCCCACTATCATGTCGAGGTTGGATCGCATATCACCCGCAGCAACCAGAGCACCCGCAGCTCCCAGAGTTCTCTTCGCAGGTCAAGCCCATGGGTCACTTTGAGGCTGCGGGAGCGCGTCAACATTGCTCGGGTATTCTTGTATAGGCACCGGCATCTTGAGGAGGGAATGAATTTGAAGTCGTTGGCGAATGATCTCCTTGAGCAAGTGCAGGACATTCGCAAGGGATCT TCTCGGCCCCTGTTTTTCATTGCGCATAGCATTGGCGGGCTGGTCGTCAAGAGTGCCTTGGTGAGAGCTAGCCAGAAAACAAAGTACCAGGATATAATGGACGACTGTCATGGTGTCACATTCTTTG GAACACCACATCGCGGCTCAAGCTACATGTCGATGCCCAACCTCAAGGACTCTATTCAAGACCTTCTCCAGCTTGAATCGCCACTCCCCAGGTCCCTTACAGATGAAATCCTCGTCAATAATCCGAAGCTAAAACAGTTGCACGAGCAATTCGTGGACATTGCCAGCGAGCTCCGTCTTTGGTCCTTCTACGAGACTCGGGAGTGTTTGCTTTCCGGATCTGGTGCCCAGTTCACAAACGAAGTACAGTTTACTGCCCCTTTGGTTTCGGTGAAATCTGCTATACTCGAAATCTGGCAAGAAGATATCTTTGGCGTCGAAAGTGATCACGCGCATCTCGCCGCTTTTGGTCCTGATAATGAGGAGATTTTGCATTCATATCTTGGGGACTTGGCAGGCGCCGTCCTGAAAGCGGCAGAGCTTAGCCGGGATCATGTTCACCATCCACTATACCTCAAGAGCCATGTCCAAGTCGAAGTCATTGGGTTCTATGAGGATCCAGATGGCTGGATGGCTGCCACACAGCAGTATGCTGGTCAAGGGTCGGACGCGAGTGCCGAATCGGGCTCTATCATACGCTTGTATGCCACCAAATACCCCTACAAGGACTTCTTGAAGAAAGGCCCAGAGAAGTGCCTGTCTGAACGGTTACATGATCGATCgcaaaggaagaggagaagagtaCGAAGCCCGAATCGGGCTGGCGGGCGGACAGACTTGCGGCCACCTCAGTTGCCTCAGGAAACTACAGCTGATGCCAACGTCCTCGGTATCACGCAGGGCCAGCTCGATGTTGGACATcagggtggtgctgggatCGGCCCAGAAATCATCATCAGTGGAGGTTCACCTGTCGCTCTCGAAAGACCGGCTCTGTTGAGGGTTCCAGCTCAAACTATGCCTGAGCTACGGCCTCCAAGCCCCGAGAGCTTGGCCAGTGTATCAACCACGGCGTCGGACCCGTTGTTCATTCAAGGGAAGGACTTTGCAGGAGACGGGCCCTTGACCGTGGATTTGCTGGCCAGGCAACAAGCAGAAATTATGCTCAAGGAGCATGAACTCGGGGCGTCTGCTGGCTTTTCTCGGCCGAATCCCCAACTCAAAAAGTTCACGTGGATTCATATGCCTTTCAACAACCCGGTCTGGGTTAAGGAGATCTTTAATGTTCTTTCCGACATCCAAGGGCACGATTTTTCCAAGCTTTTTGACTATGACAACTGGCAATCGAAGCACATTCAGAACCGCCATTCCGAATCTCAGCCAGCATTCCTCAAACCAACCTGCAAGTACCTGACCAATACAGGCATAACCTCGCCACGCCCTACCCCTCTTGTTGGACCATCTTCATCGTTCTTGACACCGAACTGCCTGTTTGTCTACATGCCATACCTTCATTTTGACACCTACCGAAGCATGATCAGGCGCCGGAAGATCATCAGAGAGCGCCGGGAGCGTGGCAGGGCGAAACCTGTTCCGAAGCATGTGGCTGATGAGGACTCCCTTGAGCTCAAGATGATCTGGGAGTACATTGGCTTCGATCCTCCTCTCAATTGTCGTAGGACCTTGGACCAGTTCGGCCACCATTCCCTCAGAGACACCAACTCCCGCGATGATGACCAAATGCTGTACAAGCTCACCAAAAAGGATGCCTTCTCCCTGACGAAACAGCTCAATGGTGTTGCCACCAAGTCCCAGGCTGGGCCGGTTGGAAGCTCGATGTATTCAAACAAAGGTTCCAATGGGAGCAACGCCGGCTCCCAcaatgacgacgatgaaTACGAGGAAGAAACCGAAGCCGAGCTTCGAGACGGTTACGTACTGATGGTTGACCAGCTCTGGCTCTGGTCCATTGACAagaccaccctcaccaccttcttccctcgCCGGTACTCGACCCCAACAGAGGGCACCCTGTTTCACCAGGCCGACCTACGGAACAGCGTATACAACGAGCTCAACGGTGACCTCACCGGCCGTACCGAAAACGCTCTCGACCTGGCTGCTTTGATAGTCTACCACGCTgtcatcgtcttcctcgaCCGTTCCACCCACCCAGACCTGGAGATCTTCCGTCTCTTTGACGAAGCCATTGGCATGTTGGCCGAAAGGATGACGCTTAATATGAAACAATTCCGGCTCCAATCTCTCAGCAtggacgatgacgaagacgacgaggacaCCGACTACTCTgactgggaaggggagagcCCAGCCTCGATAAAAAAACGACACAGAAAAGAGCTTGAAAGGTCCGAGAGGGAAAACAGAGAGAACACGTCTGCTCTACTCGAACTGGCAGATCTCAAAGATGAATTAACGGTACTGCAGACCCTGTTTAAGAACCAGGAGTCAACCGTCAAGCAAATGAAGGATTTCTACGAGATCCATTGCAAGGAGACAAGGAAGAATTGGCAGGAGCCGCTGGATGATGCGTTAGAGTATTTGGATGATTTTAAGGGGACGGTGAATGAGATGATTGAAAGGGTTAATACGACGAGGAATGAT TATGAAAAAATGCTCGAAATGGTCCAACGCCAAGCCCAAGTCGACGAGGTCCGCTGGTCACGCCTCCAAGCCGAGCTCGCCTCGTCCCAAAACCTCTCGGTCATGatcttcaccaccttcaccgtcatcttcctcccgcTCACCTTTTTTACCGGACTATTCGGTATGAACGTTACCAACTGGCAAGAAGAACACATGCCCGACCTCGAGCAAGTCGGCTGGATCTCCCTGCCTACCTCGATCCTCCTAATCATTTTTTCGCTGGTTGCAGCATTCAGCTGGAGAGTCCAGAGAGGATTCAAGGGGATATACAAGATTATAAGGGGGGGCTATAAGAAGGTTAAAAAGGGGTATACCCAGAAGCTGGAGCCGAtgtggaggaaggagaagaaacggaggaggagacaggagaagaagaggaagtaTGTGGAGAAGCAGACCGCGTGGGATAAGGATGGGATGTATGATTTTTGGGacaaggtgaaggagaacCAGAGGAAGATTAGGTATCAGATTCCGGAGCAGAATAGGAGGACGTTGAGGGGGTGA
- a CDS encoding hypothetical protein (EggNog:ENOG503PN70), translated as MPRSSSSSGSSAGSSSSSRRMKQRMLPKTPAVNTLIWFTGRDPRKVKGVRAYYYDDDFETRSNGSYSSMWSSWTSNRSNVEYYLIESKGLYYAEYPEQSKNTKSRPSGRVSQPSATAAWARNASVRDANGGDDSDSDDGSSSDSSESEYGHQQPGPFAQPPGPMRMGMPNGGPPPMGRPPMMGGPPPMGGPPGPPPGGFPPGFAGMPRPSPHPQMPPPGNGMPPPQGFRPPMGMGMAPPPPGAGHPGPFPGGH; from the coding sequence ATGCCTCgatccagctccagctctGGCTCCAGCGCCGGCTCGAGCTCGAGCTCGCGGCGGATGAAGCAGCGGATGCTTCCGAAAACCCCAGCTGTCAACACTCTGATATGGTTCACTGGGCGGGACCCCAGGAAAGTCAAGGGCGTCCGGGCCTACTATTACGACGATGATTTTGAGACTCGAAGCAACGGCTCATACAGTTCCATGTGGTCCTCGTGGACCAGCAACCGCAGCAATGTCGAATACTATCTCATCGAGTCCAAGGGGCTCTACTACGCTGAGTACCCAGAGCAAAGCAAAAACACCAAGTCAAGGCCAAGTGGCAGAGTCTCCCAGCCGAGTGCCACAGCTGCCTGGGCCAGAAACGCCAGTGTTCGGGATGCCAACGGGGGTGATGATTCCGATTCAGACGACGGGAGCAGCAGCGACAGCAGTGAGTCTGAGTATGGGCATCAGCAACCCGGCCCCTTTGCCCAACCTCCAGGTCCAATGAGGATGGGAATGCCCAATGGCGGTCCTCCTCCAATGGGTCGCCCTCCCATGATGGGCGGCCCCCCTCCGATGGGCGGTCCTCCGGGTCCTCCACCTGGAGGATTTCCACCAGGCTTTGCCGGAATGCCGCGACCTTCACCTCATCCGCAGATGCCTCCCCCAGGAAATGGTATGCCGCCTCCGCAAGGATTCAGACCCCcgatgggaatggggatggcccctccacctccaggAGCTGGTCATCCTGGACCTTTCCCAGGCGGTCACTAA
- a CDS encoding hypothetical protein (EggNog:ENOG503NZUB), with translation MDLPPNKTDELERRLSTRNSLRISVISADEDPELAAMGMVADGFRPVNSGPEIQPPSTPSLASGSSTLLGDGSPESARIGRSPSISKPPRPRDASSTRQDGGPEQADESSSLSRQLSGSTESTAYLAPESPYRGPSGPSHPYQMYPQNVRMARTMSTTTTSSTLPASELSYTGPRGPSHPYGLYPQSDGVETGAMPDTVPLGFHGLPDQYRRRVGADGEEAGDIIGPDGHTEQLPPYTRYPDEAYARKVAAADASTPTGVAQTTTNTPNTAAAAVTAPPSITTSGSTIVGAGGLGLATRNPEFDSTDDLGSPQSRHSSRSFTSDSTNRVIKPYEEVVNEKGQLPKGWKLWMRRKLCGIVPYWVICLTFLILLVVGAILGSVIGTFLSKQKRPMRKDGTWSPFNSPAPVPTFGAVPIPKPTDLQPLPVGTFSMPLTTNRVSNTCFQDPTLSQAWNCFLVIAGLHLTIAENHGEHSMMLNFNHSFTLMNNVYSYGEQPPLVEKPVTLILVNDTFEPTRGPAFYNMLTYDKTVILPEAALSPTTPSVTRRNIRNLAGMTDFKRKNIAKVGDKPWVCRWPDTYLEMFIYPHQNSSWSGIPPLSAGGPGGGPGSPGRGPYQSFLTSTTTSTLIESSSATLLTQTSPPGETPPPQTSTLPAPIGGENPNNQPPAPEGNQSPPPPPPSPPPPSEGPLPTNTNKPKGYWPEPRDSKTLEFPPFPTSTGGFGLGSGWGPIDENFTPPPPGYPRVIKLAERRVPTITTGTTAARVPECTQMEITGYAQEAKVVVDGKGKAVTIRIVENEQTVVGPFGGAGRPGGQKRRRKREGEERAGREGGGTEEGAFTQQGGGPPAADMSPCGCMWFVT, from the exons ATGGATCTTCCACCAAACAAGACTGAcgagctggagaggaggttaTCGACGAGGAACTCGCTGAGGATATCAGTCATTAGTGCGGATGAGGACCCAGAGTTGGCCGCCATGGGAATGGTGGCAGATGGGTTCAGACCAGTCAACTCCGGCCCCGAGATCCAACCACCATCGACGCCATCACTCGCCTCCGGATCCAGCACACTTCTTGGCGATGGAAGTCCAGAGTCGGCACGAATAGGTCGCTCTCCCAGCATATCGAAGCCACCCAGGCCAAGAGATGCCTCGTCGACACGGCAAGATGGGGGGCCAGAACAGGCTGACGAGTCCTCGAGTTTGAGCAGGCAATTGAGCGGGTCTACCGAATCCACAGCCTATCTAGCACCCGAGAGCCCGTACAGGGGACCGTCTGGACCATCGCATCCCTACCAGATGTATCCGCAGAACGTAAGGATGGCAAGGACAATGAGCACAACGACGACCTCGTCGACGCTACCGGCGTCGGAATTGTCGTACACTGGGCCTCGTGGACCAAGTCATCCGTATGGCCTCTATCCTCAGAGCGACGGGGTCGAAACGGGCGCTATGCCAGACACCGTTCCACTAGGTTTTCACGGTCTTCCCGATCAGTACCGGCGACGAGTTGGCGCAGACggggaggaagctggcgACATCATCGGCCCAGACGGCCATACCGAACAGCTTCCGCCATACACGCGATATCCGGATGAGGCATATGCTCGCAAGGTAGCGGCTGCCGATGCCTCGACCCCAACTGGAGTAGCACAAACAACGACGAATACGCCAAATACAGCGGCAGCCGCGGTAACcgcaccaccatccatcacaACGTCCGGTTCCACCATTGTCGGTGCGGGAGGGCTTGGGTTAGCCACACGAAATCCCGAATTTGATTCAACAGACGATCTCGGGTCTCCCCAGTCCCGCCACTCGTCGCGAAGTTTCACCTCGGACAGCACCAATCGGGTCATTAAGCCGTATGAAGAGGTTGTCAACGAAAAGGGGCAATTGCCAAAGGGGTGGAAACTGTGGATGAGGCGGAAGCTATGTGGTATCGTCCCATATTGGGTTATATGCCTGACGTTTCTGATATtattggtggtgggagcaaTTTTGGGCTCAGTTATCGGCACATTCTTGTCCAAACAAAAGCGGCCAATGCGCAAGGATGGCACATG GTCACCATTCAACTCGCCAGCCCCTGTACCAACGTTTGGTGCCGTTCCAATACCAAAACCAACCGATCTTCAGCCACTACCGGTGGGCACCTTCAGCATGCCACTTACAACGAACCGCGTGTCCAATACTTGCTTTCAAGACCCGACTCTCTCGCAAGCATGGAACTGTTTTCTCGTCATCGCCGGCTTGCATCTAACAATAGCTGAGAATCACGGCGAACACAGCATGATGCTCAACTTTAACCATTCGTTCACGTTGATGAATAACGTATACTCGTATGGTGAACAGCCACCACTGGTAGAAAAACCGGTTACTCTGATACTGGTCAACGACACCTTTGAGCCAACACGGGGCCCGGCATTCTACAACATGCTGACCTACGACAAGACGGTCATTCTCCCCGAAGCTGCCCTCTCACCGACGACTCCTTCTGTGACAAGAAGAAACATTCGCAACCTGGCCGGCATGACCGACTTTAAGCGCAAAAATATCGCCAAGGTCGGGGACAAGCCGTGGGTGTGCAGATGGCCAGATACGTACCTCGAGATGTTCATCTATCCCCACCAAAACTCAAGCTGGTCTGGGATCCCGCCACTGTCAGCAGGGGGCCCCGGCGGTGGCCCGGGAAGTCCAGGGCGAGGGCCATATCAGTCCTTTCTCACctcgacaacaacatcaacattGATCGAATCATCTTCCGCCACACTACTGACACAGACATCACCGCCAGGTgaaaccccaccaccacagacaTCGACACTACCAGCCCCCATCGGTGGTGAGaatcccaacaaccaacctccTGCCCCTGAGGGAaaccaatcaccaccaccaccaccaccatcaccaccaccaccaagcgaaggccccctcccaacaaacaccaacaaacCAAAGGGTTACTGGCCTGAACCACGAGACTCGAAGACGCTTGagttccccccttttcccacaTCAACAGGGGGGTTCGGGTTAGGGTCAGGATGGGGACCGATAGATGAGAATTTtacgccgccaccaccgggGTATCCAAGAGTTATCAAACTAGCAGAGAGGAGAGTTCCAACCATAACCACAGGGACGACGGCGGCGAGAGTGCCGGAGTGCACCCAGATGGAGATTACGGGTTATGCGCAAGAGgcgaaggtggtggtggatgggaaggggaaggcggTGACGATTAGGATTGTGGAGAATGAGCAGACTGTTGTGGGGCCTTTTGGCGGCGCTGGCCGGCCGGGGgggcagaagaggaggaggaagagggagggagaggagcgAGCGGGGCGTGAGGGCGGcgggacggaggagggggcttTTACTCAGCAGGGAGGAGGACCGCCGGCTGCGGATATGAGTCCTTGTGGGTGTATGTGGTTTGTCACCTAA